From the genome of Cytobacillus firmus, one region includes:
- the spoIIIAA gene encoding stage III sporulation protein AA has product METIIAFLPKKIAEQLQRIPPKILKDLEEIRVRISRPIELTARGVPHFLPYIIDSEDAVHLLNKISHFSIYTLEEELKRGYITIEGGHRVGLAGKVILEQGKVKAIRDISSFNIRIAREKVGIAQTLIPRIYRDGWLHTMIIGPPQTGKTTLLRDIARIISSGDQGSGLPASKVGIVDERSEIAGCVNGIPQMTFGNRIDVLDACPKAEGMMMMIRSMSPEVLVVDEIGRHEDAEAIMEAVNAGIKLIMTTHGNSLEEIKRRPTLQAILEMGVFQRFIELSRKDGPGSIDCIRNTDGARYQHQAGVM; this is encoded by the coding sequence ATGGAAACGATTATAGCCTTTTTGCCGAAAAAAATTGCCGAACAATTACAGAGAATCCCTCCGAAAATTTTAAAGGATCTGGAGGAAATCAGGGTCCGAATTTCGAGGCCTATTGAGCTGACAGCAAGGGGCGTACCGCATTTTCTCCCTTATATAATTGATTCAGAGGATGCCGTGCATTTATTGAATAAAATAAGCCATTTTTCGATTTACACACTCGAGGAAGAGCTGAAAAGAGGTTATATCACGATTGAGGGCGGCCATCGGGTTGGGCTTGCCGGAAAGGTTATTCTTGAGCAGGGCAAGGTTAAAGCGATCAGGGATATTTCCTCTTTTAACATTAGAATTGCCAGAGAGAAAGTCGGCATTGCCCAAACGCTGATTCCAAGGATTTACAGGGACGGATGGCTGCATACGATGATTATTGGACCGCCGCAGACTGGTAAAACCACATTGCTGCGCGATATTGCAAGAATCATTTCATCTGGTGATCAAGGCAGCGGCCTTCCTGCAAGTAAGGTTGGGATTGTGGATGAACGCTCCGAAATAGCAGGATGTGTGAATGGGATCCCCCAGATGACTTTTGGAAACAGGATTGATGTCCTGGATGCCTGTCCCAAAGCTGAGGGCATGATGATGATGATTCGTTCCATGAGCCCCGAGGTTCTCGTTGTTGATGAAATTGGCAGGCATGAAGATGCAGAGGCCATAATGGAGGCAGTAAATGCCGGAATAAAGCTGATTATGACTACACATGGAAATTCCCTGGAGGAAATTAAGAGGCGCCCGACTTTACAGGCCATACTTGAAATGGGCGTTTTTCAGCGATTTATTGAATTGAGCAGAAAAGATGGGCCTGGCAGCATTGACTGCATACGAAACACAGACGGTGCAAGATATCAGCATCAAGCGGGTGTGATGTAA
- a CDS encoding alkaline phosphatase, which produces MKAKCIYIMVIFHLIVLGFLPAEGIAHQRNTNGPQNVILMIGDGMGIGQIEIARKLEYGKDGRLFLESLPHTALVHTESANNFVTDSAAGGTALAIGKKTNNEMIGVTPDGKEADSILDLFRKNGKKAGVISTNSVTDATPAAFTASVANRWSGQEEIARQQLKSGVDVLMGGGRAYFTQEKQSGRDLIKEAKQQGYAYAGSRDELLNAEAPKLLGLFNDGYMSFKLDRPLLNSKEPSLKEMTEKAIDVLAKGEQGFFLMAEGARIDHASHAGDITSIWKETIEFDEAVKYAVEWAKKDKETLVLVVADHETMGISASEPLKIQELKEIKATPQYMVSQLARDVERGIYRSESVKGVLKKYANIDLTQQEIEAFNGKLMNTGSKVYPQYLAAWEIGSLIAEKYHGGILTDTVRSLSSTGGHTGNMIPLFAYGNGSETFTGVLENTDIPKKIAGLMNYSLH; this is translated from the coding sequence ATGAAAGCAAAATGCATTTACATCATGGTTATTTTTCACCTGATTGTTCTTGGTTTCTTACCTGCGGAAGGAATAGCTCATCAGAGAAATACAAACGGACCCCAAAATGTCATTCTGATGATTGGCGATGGAATGGGAATAGGTCAGATTGAGATTGCAAGAAAACTGGAATATGGGAAGGACGGTCGGCTGTTCCTGGAATCTCTGCCTCACACCGCGTTGGTGCATACCGAATCTGCCAATAATTTTGTGACAGATTCAGCTGCCGGTGGTACGGCACTTGCAATTGGAAAAAAAACAAATAATGAGATGATCGGAGTTACGCCGGATGGGAAGGAAGCAGACAGTATCCTTGATTTATTCAGAAAAAACGGTAAAAAAGCAGGGGTGATATCCACCAATTCAGTTACAGATGCAACACCCGCAGCCTTTACAGCAAGTGTTGCCAACAGATGGTCGGGACAGGAGGAAATTGCACGCCAGCAGCTGAAATCAGGGGTGGATGTGCTGATGGGAGGCGGCAGAGCATACTTCACACAGGAAAAGCAAAGCGGAAGGGATTTAATAAAAGAGGCAAAGCAACAAGGATATGCCTATGCCGGAAGTCGCGACGAATTGCTTAATGCCGAAGCCCCAAAGCTGCTCGGTTTGTTCAATGACGGATATATGAGCTTTAAACTGGACCGGCCTTTACTGAACAGCAAAGAACCCAGTTTAAAAGAAATGACTGAAAAAGCGATCGATGTACTCGCAAAAGGAGAACAGGGATTTTTCCTCATGGCGGAAGGAGCAAGAATTGATCATGCTTCGCACGCAGGTGATATTACAAGCATCTGGAAAGAAACCATTGAATTTGATGAAGCTGTCAAATATGCAGTTGAATGGGCAAAAAAGGACAAAGAAACACTGGTTTTGGTTGTCGCAGATCATGAGACTATGGGAATATCAGCATCAGAGCCGCTGAAGATACAGGAATTAAAGGAAATCAAGGCGACACCGCAGTATATGGTCAGCCAATTGGCAAGAGATGTAGAGAGGGGCATTTATCGATCAGAAAGTGTGAAGGGTGTTCTAAAAAAGTATGCGAATATTGATTTAACCCAGCAGGAGATTGAAGCGTTTAATGGAAAGCTAATGAACACAGGCAGCAAAGTTTATCCTCAATATTTAGCAGCATGGGAAATAGGAAGCCTGATTGCCGAGAAATATCATGGGGGAATTTTAACGGATACAGTAAGATCTCTCAGCTCTACCGGCGGTCATACAGGCAATATGATCCCT